From one Rosa rugosa chromosome 4, drRosRugo1.1, whole genome shotgun sequence genomic stretch:
- the LOC133744054 gene encoding uncharacterized protein LOC133744054, whose translation MAEKTHQAYPVAPANGYTRSDGESLVSEDELKRKKRIKLFTYIGIFIVFQIIVMTVFGLTVMKVKTPKARLGEINIQSLNSVPATPSFDAAFTAQIRIKNTNWGPYKFDAGTATFQYQGVTIGQVVIPKSKAGMRSTKKISVEVGVNTNVLPSSSTLGSELNSGVLTLTSQVQLKGKVELMLIMKKNKYAAMDCTIAFDLSSKTVKTLECK comes from the coding sequence ATGGCTGAGAAAACCCACCAGGCATACCCTGTAGCCCCGGCAAATGGTTACACAAGAAGTGATGGAGAGTCTTTAGTATCCGAAGATGAGCTCAAACGCAAGAAGAGGATCAAGTTGTTTACTTATATTGGCATCTTCATTGTGTTTCAAATCATAGTGATGACTGTATTTGGTCTCACTGTGATGAAAGTTAAGACCCCCAAGGCCAGGTTGGGTGAGATCAACATCCAAAGTCTCAACTCTGTCCCTGCAACACCTTCGTTCGATGCAGCTTTCACTGCACAAATCAGGATCAAGAACACAAATTGGGGTCCATATAAGTTCGATGCAGGTACTGCCACGTTTCAGTACCAAGGTGTGACTATTGGCCAAGTTGTTATTCCTAAGAGCAAGGCTGGAATGCGTTCAACCAAGAAGATCAGTGTCGAGGTGGGTGTGAATACTAATGTATTGCCAAGCAGTTCAACTCTTGGCAGTGAATTGAACAGTGGGGTGTTGACCCTTACTAGCCAGGTTCAATTGAAAGGAAAAGTCGAATTGATGCTCATAATGAAGAAAAACAAGTATGCTGCAATGGATTGCACCATAGCATTTGATTTGTCATCAAAGACGGTCAAAACTTTGGAATGCAAGTGA
- the LOC133744114 gene encoding uncharacterized protein LOC133744114, with protein MAEKTHQAYPTAPANGYARSDGESLVSEDELKRKKRIKLFTYIGIFIVFQIIVMTVFGLTVMKVKTPKARWGDISVETLNSVPATPSFDTTFEAQIRIKNTNWGPYKFNAGTATFLYQGTTIGQVVIPKGKAGMRSTKKIDVEVSLNTNALPNSSNLGSELSSGVLTLTSQVQLKGKVELMLIMKKNKNASMDCTIAFDLSSKTVKTLQCK; from the coding sequence ATGGCTGAGAAGACCCACCAAGCGTACCCTACAGCCCCAGCAAACGGTTATGCAAGAAGCGATGGAGAGTCTTTGGTATCCGAAGATGAGCTCAAGCGCAAGAAGAGAATCAAATTGTTTACCTACATTGGTATTTTCATTGTGTTTCAGATCATAGTGATGACCGTGTTTGGTCTTACTGTGATGAAGGTTAAAACTCCAAAGGCCAGATGGGGAGACATTAGTGTTGAAACCCTCAACTCTGTTCCTGCAACACCTTCTTTTGATACAACCTTTGAAGCCCAGATAAGGATCAAGAACACAAACTGGGGTCCTTACAAATTCAATGCAGGCACTGCCACATTTTTGTACCAAGGCACAACTATTGGGCAAGTTGTTATTCCAAAAGGCAAGGCTGGCATGCGTTCCACCAAGAAAATCGATGTTGAGGTGAGTTTGAATACTAATGCATTGCCAAACAGTTCCAATCTTGGAAGTGAATTGAGTAGCGGGGTGTTGACGCTTACCAGCCAAGTTCAATTGAAAGGAAAAGTTGAGTTGATGCTtataatgaagaaaaataagaatgCCTCTATGGACTGCACAATAGCATTTGATTTGTCATCCAAGACAGTCAAAACCCTACAGTGCAAGTGA